The window TTGCAGCGCCTCTCGAAGTTCCTCTTGCTGTTCTGGGGTTAGCAGCGATCGCGGTTTTGGGGCTGTGCGATCCCTAGACCGATTTTTGAGGGCGCTGGGCCCTTCGCGATTGAACCGCCGAACAATTTCTTTTGCATAGTCGTAGTTCAAACTTACGATTTCTGCGGCTTGTTTGATCGTCCATTGTTGAGCAATGAGGTAGAGCAAATGCCATCGACGCGCTTCAGTGGTATCTGGCGCGTTACGGTAGCGACTCTTGAGTTCTTCAACCGTGAGATGGGTTTCTAAGTGGGCTTTGGGAGGCATTTATTAGTCCGTTTGCGAGGAAAGTATTTGCGAAAGAGGCAAATGCCTGCGTTCCTTTTCTCTGGTTTTTGCAGTAAAGTCCGGATTGTGGGGCTGAAATTGATAAATTTCGACACAAGACTATAAATCGGCGAGCAGTCTCGCTTTTCGGAGAATGAAGGTGGCGACGCGCTCTTTGCGGGAGATGATATCCGCGATCGCTTCCATTCCCGGTTGGAGTTGGGCGTTTTTGCGAAGTGGGTTGGAGTCGTCTAGGATGATGGTCGCTTCGTAGTAGGCGGTTGCCCCTCCCCAACAATTCCCTTGACAAGGAAGCACATCGGGGGAAATGTCTTGGACTTTTCCGGTCGCCGTGCCATAGTCCGGGTAGGGATAGGCAGAAATCCGTAATTGTACGGTTTGTCCGGGTTTGACTCGACCGATATCCTGGGCGGGGACTTGCGCTTTGACGACGAGGGGAGTGTTTTGGGGAATGATGCGAACGATGGGTTCCCCTGGTTGCAGGACTTGACCGGGATTGCGTAGATTGAGTTGTAGGATTTTGCCTGGAATGGGAGATCGCACGACAATCCGATCGAGTTGTTCTTCAACGCTGCGCAGTTGTGCGTCAGTTTGATTCAAGCGGCGAGTTAGGGTTTCTCGGTTCTTAAGGAGTGCGTTGCGCTGGCGTTCGAGTTGGATACCTCGTTCTGGGCGCGATCGCGCGATCTGTGCCAATGCCCTTTCAATTTGGTAATTGGGGTCGCTTGCAGTCGCGGCTAGGGCAGATTCTCGTACAATTTGTTTGTCGAGTCGGGCGAGTTGGAACTCAAGGGTATCGATTTGAGTTCGATTATTTTCAAGGTGAGTTTTTAGGGTTTGTTGTTGGTTTTGCAGTTCCGGGAGGTGGGGAGAATCGATGTATGCGATCGCGTCCCCTTGCTCAATAACTTGCTTTTCTGCAACCTCAATGCGCTTGACGGTTCCCTCTCTCGATCCTTGAACGATTTGCACTTCCCGTTCCGGGCGAACTGTCGCGGTTGCTTTGACCTTAACGTTGTACTCCATGACAACAGACAGCAAAAGGGCAATCCCCACAGTTCCCACTAAAAATAGTCCGCCGAGTCTCATCCAGCGATGAATGGGTGGGAGAAATTCATCCCCTTGAAGGGGTTGTAAAGCATTGAAATCAGAGCGATCGTACATCGTTTTTCTTAATCACGCGATCCGTTTTCCAAGCGGGATCTCGATTGAATTGAGCGAGTAAAGATTCCCCCAGCAAAAATCGGGGGAAAGTTTCTTGAGATCGAAAGGATGATTGCACGGCACAGTCAGAATAGAGCTATTCCAACTTTCTCGCTAAAAGCGAACCCATCAGGATTTCTCCAAGACGATAGAGGGAGTTAGCGCAGCGTAAAGCACCCTGAAAATTCTGCGCCTTGCTCTCTCAAAACTCAAAAGCAATAGATATCCGGCATAGAGTTTGGGAATTCTCTATACGCTTATCTGTCCCATCTCAAGAATAATTTTTTGCTTAGGCTGGGCGGGTTTGAGCAACCTTTATTAGTTAAGATTCATGAGGAACTCGCGAAACCCACCTCCACAGAAACCTCATGATGTGTCTTTTTTTAGGTAAAAACACGCTCTTTGGTCGCTAATAACCTAACTTGCATTGTACTTCTACTTAATGCACCCAACTCTTTATATCTTACGTTGAGCAAGCAGAACTTGGCGACCCAATCTGAAAAAAAGGCGTTTCTGAATCACAGGATAAGCTAAAACACATTCAAATTGACGCTTGGTGTGAACATCCTGAACCCCTTGCTAGGACAAGGGAATAGGGAACAGGGAATAGGGAATAGGGAAATAGGGAATAGGGAAATAGGGAATAGGTTTTTTCAGTTATCACTGTGTCACCCACTCTCCATCTCCTCGTCACCGTGTCACCGTGTCTCCGTTTCATCCAAAAACTCCCCCAGCTTCCCCAGCTCCCCCAGCTCCCCACTCTCCGTGTCTCCCCTTCTCCGCGTCATCCCAAATCACAATTTAAATGTATAACAGCTTATTAATTGGGCTACTCTTAACCAATTAAAAGAGCAACCAAGCTATCAATCAATCGATCGCGCTCCATCGGCATAATCTCCTTTCCCTGCAACACTTCCTGAGTTAACACGAAATAAACCAATCCCCCAATAACAATCCTTGCAACTGCTTCGGAATCGGCAATTTTGAGTTCGGGATGAGATGCAAAATAACCGCTCAATTCTTTAATTCCAGGATGAACGATGTTCCGAATGAGTTCCTGCGCCAAGTCGGGAAAACGCCCCGATTCGCCGACAACCAAGCGCATGAAGGCTAAATATTCGCGATCGCGCGCAATTCGATCCAGTAACTTCGTTGCCAATCTCCGCAGAACAACCTCTGGCTCCCCTTGAAGCGATTCGGTGCCAAACACCAAATAAAACCGCTCTCTTGCCATCCGCGCAACCAAAGCCTTAAACAGCCCCTCTTTATCTTGAAAATAGCTGTAAACCGTTGCTTTGGAAACACCGGCTGCGGCTGCCACTTTATCCATACTCGTTCCGGCATAGCCCTTTTCTAGAAACTCACCGATCGCGCCTTGAAAAATTTGCTCTGACTTATCGATGGAATCTTTTCGGGTATTGGGCTGGGTCATTTTAACGCTCGATTTTACAAATCTAATTGATTTTAAAGCTATAACCAGACTAAACCGTTTAGTTTGATTCTCTCGAAGGAATTTTATACTCAACCAACGCGCGACGCTTTCCAAGCAATCGATTGAGCCAAAATTGAAATTGCCCTTGAGCTTGTGAAAATTTCCCCAACACGCAAAATCCAGCGTAAAGGGCGCTATCTTGGGCATCAGTACCTTGCTGTCGCAAATAACGATAAATTCGGTAAGCCAAAAGCGGATAAGCACAGAACAACAGGAGACTTCCCCCACGAGTTACCCCCGCCAACACCAACGCCAATAGTGGCAGCAAAACCCCCCAAAACCAAATACTGCGGCTTTCTTTCACCCAATGCCGTTCCGGAGTCCGACCGTGCAACCAAGCGCCCTCTGCATAAGCATGACCCGCTCGCAGCGACCGTTTCCACCACTGACCCAAGCGAGTCATTTGCGCGTCGTGGAGCGTCATTTCACCATCCAGGCGTAGAATTTTCCAATCCTTTTGCCGCAATCGCACGCACAGTTCGGGTTCCTCCCCCGCAATTAAACTAGGATTAAACCCGCCAACTTCTTGAAATGCCCTAACCTGCATCATCGCATCGCCGCCACAAGCCTTCGCTTCCCCCACGGGTGTATCCCATTCCATCTCGCACAAGCGGTTGTAAATGGATTGTTCGGGGTAGCGTTCCCGACGACGACCGCAAACAACAGCCACCTGGGGTTGAGTTTGGAGCGCGTTGTGAGCCAATTCCAACCATCCATCAGCCACCTCGCAATCCCCATCCACGAATTGTACGAATTCAAGTTGGGGATATTGTTTGAGAAGATGGGTAAATCCTTCATTGCGCGATCGCGCGGCGCTGAAAGGAATCGAAATATCTAACGCGATCGCCTCAACCCCAAGAGAACGAGCTAATTCCACACTCCCATCCGTAGAACTAGAGTCCACATACACAACAGAGCGAACCGTTCCCAAGATCGATTGCAAACATTGGCGGAGGCGTTCGCCTTCATTGCGACCAATCGCAACGCATCCAAGGGTATCAAG of the Lusitaniella coriacea LEGE 07157 genome contains:
- a CDS encoding glycosyltransferase, encoding MNEKAITKPTQTLDTLGCVAIGRNEGERLRQCLQSILGTVRSVVYVDSSSTDGSVELARSLGVEAIALDISIPFSAARSRNEGFTHLLKQYPQLEFVQFVDGDCEVADGWLELAHNALQTQPQVAVVCGRRRERYPEQSIYNRLCEMEWDTPVGEAKACGGDAMMQVRAFQEVGGFNPSLIAGEEPELCVRLRQKDWKILRLDGEMTLHDAQMTRLGQWWKRSLRAGHAYAEGAWLHGRTPERHWVKESRSIWFWGVLLPLLALVLAGVTRGGSLLLFCAYPLLAYRIYRYLRQQGTDAQDSALYAGFCVLGKFSQAQGQFQFWLNRLLGKRRALVEYKIPSRESN
- a CDS encoding helix-turn-helix domain-containing protein — protein: MPPKAHLETHLTVEELKSRYRNAPDTTEARRWHLLYLIAQQWTIKQAAEIVSLNYDYAKEIVRRFNREGPSALKNRSRDRTAPKPRSLLTPEQQEELREALQGDAPDGGKWSGPKVARWIAKKIGRPVWPQRGWEYFKRLGSPQQD
- a CDS encoding HlyD family secretion protein; its protein translation is MYDRSDFNALQPLQGDEFLPPIHRWMRLGGLFLVGTVGIALLLSVVMEYNVKVKATATVRPEREVQIVQGSREGTVKRIEVAEKQVIEQGDAIAYIDSPHLPELQNQQQTLKTHLENNRTQIDTLEFQLARLDKQIVRESALAATASDPNYQIERALAQIARSRPERGIQLERQRNALLKNRETLTRRLNQTDAQLRSVEEQLDRIVVRSPIPGKILQLNLRNPGQVLQPGEPIVRIIPQNTPLVVKAQVPAQDIGRVKPGQTVQLRISAYPYPDYGTATGKVQDISPDVLPCQGNCWGGATAYYEATIILDDSNPLRKNAQLQPGMEAIADIISRKERVATFILRKARLLADL
- a CDS encoding TetR/AcrR family transcriptional regulator, producing the protein MTQPNTRKDSIDKSEQIFQGAIGEFLEKGYAGTSMDKVAAAAGVSKATVYSYFQDKEGLFKALVARMARERFYLVFGTESLQGEPEVVLRRLATKLLDRIARDREYLAFMRLVVGESGRFPDLAQELIRNIVHPGIKELSGYFASHPELKIADSEAVARIVIGGLVYFVLTQEVLQGKEIMPMERDRLIDSLVALLIG